One stretch of Rhinolophus ferrumequinum isolate MPI-CBG mRhiFer1 chromosome 5, mRhiFer1_v1.p, whole genome shotgun sequence DNA includes these proteins:
- the ADH1C gene encoding alcohol dehydrogenase 1C yields the protein MSTAGKVIKCKAAVLWELNKPFAIEEVEVAPPKAHEVRIKMVATGVCRSDDHVVSGHIFIPLPVIVGHEAAGIVESIGEGVTTVKPGDKVIPLFTPQCGKCSVCKHPEGNFCLKNDLSNPRGTMQDGTRRFTCRGKPISHFLGTSTFSQYTVVDEIAVAKIDAASPLEKVCLVGCGFTTGYGSAVKVAKVTQGSTCAVFGLGGVGLSVIMGCKAAGAARIIGVDINKDKFEKAMEVGATECIDPQDFRKPIDEVLKEMSGGGVDFSFEVIGRLDTMMAALLCCQEAYGISVIVGVPPNCQNLSMNPMLLLSGRTWKGAIFGGFKSKESVPKLVDDFMVKKFPLDALITHVLPFEKINEGFDLLRSGRSIRTILTF from the exons atgagCACAGCAGGAAAA GTAATTAAATGCAAAGCGGCTGTGCTATGGGAGTTAAACAAACCCTTTGCCATTGAGGAGGTGGAGGTCGCACCCCCTAAAGCTCATGAAGTTCGTATAAAG ATGGTGGCCACAGGAGTCTGTCGGTCAGATGACCACGTAGTTAGTGGACACATTTTCATACCTCTTCCTGTGATTGTTGGCCATGAGGCAGCTGGGATTGTGGAGAGCATTGGAGAAGGAGTGACTACAGTAAAACCAG GTGATAAAGTCATCCCACTCTTTACACCTCAGTGTGGGAAATGCAGTGTTTGTAAACACCCAGAAGGCAACTTCTGCTTGAAAAACGA TTTGAGCAACCCTCGGGGGACTATGCAGGATGGTACCAGGAGGTTCACCTGCAGAGGGAAGCCCATCAGCCACTTCCTTGGCACCAGCACCTTCTCCCAGTACACAGTGGTGGACGAGATCGCAGTGGCCAAGATCGATGCAGCCTCACCACTAGAGAAAGTCTGTCTCGTTGGCTGTGGATTCACTACTGGTTACGGGTCTGCAGTCAAAGTTGCCAAG GTCACCCAGGGCTCCACCTGCGCTGTGTTTGGCCTTGGAGGAGTCGGCCTGTCTGTTATTATGGGCTGTAAAGCGGCAGGAGCAGCCAGGATCATTGGGGTGGACATCAACAAAGATAAATTTGAGAAGGCAATGGAAGTGGGTGCCACTGAGTGCATCGACCCACAGGACTTCAGGAAACCCATCGACGAGGTGCTGAAGGAAATGAGCGGTGGAGGTGTGGATTTTTCATTTGAAGTCATTGGTCGGCTTGACACCATG ATGGCTGCCTTGTTATGCTGTCAAGAGGCATATGGCATAAGTGTCATTGTAGGAGTGCCTCCTAATTGCCAAAATCTCTCCATGAACCCCATGTTGCTATTGAGTGGACGTACCTGGAAAGGAGCAATTTTTGGTG gcTTTAAGAGTAAAGAGTCTGTCCCCAAACTTGTGGATGATTTTATGGTTAAGAAGTTTCCATTAGATGCGTTAATAACCCATGTTttaccttttgaaaaaataaatgaaggattCGACCTGCTTCGGTCTGGAAGGAG tatCCGTACCATCCTGACATTTTGA